One window of the Natrinema sp. CBA1119 genome contains the following:
- a CDS encoding triacylglycerol lipase translates to MTDNDNLGEQPATDESTTDRRTLLKATGTTIVGGAGLAAASGSASAQFLGGPEVIEVDDGLFGWSADGSIPVADEVLVFIHGWFGDSTVESQTTDVQDSLESGGYSPDETVAIEWPGTTLNFIGAEADTEDVGEVVAGLVEEFYDAGGGNIRLVGHSLGGRCVYWTATKLSSGYEIETVAGLGAAADGSEICGDPWNPGLSNACEVRNYHSQSDSTVGSAYGGWGDTALGTEGAGCNPGANYSDIDVTYSVGSHLAYLGDDAVGSDLADAINAGSCSSSGGGDGGDDGGWFDF, encoded by the coding sequence ATGACAGACAACGACAACCTCGGCGAACAGCCGGCAACCGACGAATCGACGACCGACCGACGAACCCTCCTGAAGGCCACCGGAACGACCATCGTCGGCGGCGCGGGTCTCGCCGCGGCGTCCGGCTCTGCGTCCGCACAGTTCCTTGGCGGCCCCGAAGTGATCGAAGTCGACGACGGCCTCTTCGGCTGGAGCGCCGACGGCAGCATCCCCGTCGCGGACGAAGTGCTCGTGTTCATTCACGGCTGGTTTGGCGATAGCACCGTCGAGAGCCAGACCACCGACGTGCAAGACTCCCTCGAGTCCGGCGGCTATTCACCGGACGAGACCGTGGCCATCGAGTGGCCCGGGACCACGCTCAACTTCATCGGTGCCGAGGCCGATACCGAGGACGTCGGCGAGGTCGTCGCCGGCCTCGTCGAGGAGTTCTACGACGCCGGCGGCGGGAACATCCGCCTCGTCGGTCACTCGCTGGGTGGGCGCTGTGTCTACTGGACCGCGACAAAGCTCAGTAGCGGCTACGAAATCGAGACCGTCGCGGGACTCGGCGCGGCCGCCGACGGCTCCGAGATCTGTGGCGACCCGTGGAACCCGGGGCTCAGCAACGCCTGCGAGGTTCGCAACTACCACTCCCAGAGCGACTCGACCGTCGGCTCCGCCTACGGCGGCTGGGGCGATACCGCTCTCGGGACCGAGGGTGCGGGCTGCAATCCTGGGGCGAACTACAGCGACATCGACGTAACCTATAGCGTCGGCAGCCACCTCGCGTATCTGGGTGACGATGCCGTCGGTTCGGACCTCGCCGATGCGATCAACGCCGGTTCCTGTTCCAGCAGCGGCGGTGGCGACGGCGGCGATGACGGCGGCTGGTTCGACTTCTAA